One Branchiostoma floridae strain S238N-H82 chromosome 15, Bfl_VNyyK, whole genome shotgun sequence DNA window includes the following coding sequences:
- the LOC118431692 gene encoding mitochondrial import inner membrane translocase subunit Tim29-like: MTNVPVMALFLMKLRTPVSVLRFIDRLKGGRLERVGLWAKTLLSDYGDVIVEAGKDMRKHPVRSSFLLAGITGALYAYKTNPSYQSFQQALLHSSNDLLQLSNAIRNPTSDSHVQSLIGHMNDGTLRYTTLGVVSIVWTGDFHKDCNVYAAQCKYLKPQWLSFHERVADVGFCGRWLVLDQKMADFDVNSDEFSL; the protein is encoded by the exons ATGACAAACGTGCCCGTCATGGCGCTGTTTCTGATGAAACTCCGAACTCCCGTGTCCGTTTTACGGTTTATAGACAGATTAAAGGGCGGCAGACTGGAACGTGTTG GTCTCTGGGCCAAGACACTCCTGAGTGACTATGGCGATGTGATTGTGGAAGCAGGGAAGGACATGAGAAAACATCCTGTCAGATCATCGTTCCTACTGGCAGGAATAACAGGAGCCTTGTACGCGTACAAGACTAACCCTTCATACCAGTCCTTCCAGCAGGCTCTACTTCATTCCTCCAACGATCTTCTCCAGTTGAGCAATGCGATAAGGAATCCAACATCGGACAGTCACGTACAGTCTCTCATTGGCCACATGAATGATGGAACGCTGCGGTACACGACCCTGGGAGTGGTTTCCATAGTGTGGACTGGAGACTTCCACAAGGACTGCAATGTGTATGCCGCTCAGTGCAAATACCTGAAACCGCAATGGTTGTCTTTCCACGAGAGAGTTGCTGATGTAGGCTTCTGTGGGCGCTGGCTCGTGTTGGACCAGAAAATGGCAGACTTTGACGTTAACTCTGATGAATTTAGTCTTTAG